GCGGGAGCCGCTCGGCCTTACAGCCCCGGCGTTTGCACCGCACACCGACTATGGCAAAGAAAATAGACGGCTTTATCAAGCTGCAGATCAAGGCAGGCCAGGCGAGCCCGGCGCCGCCGATCGGCCCGGCCCTCGGCCAAAAGGGCGTCAACATCATGGAGTTCTGCAAGGCGTTCAACGCGCAGACGCAGGACCGGATGGGCCTCGTCCTCCCCGTGGTCATCACGGTGTTCGCCGATAAGAGCTTCAACTTCATCGTCAAGAGCCCGCCCGCGGCTGTGCTCCTGAAGCAGGCGGCGAACCTCCAGAAAGGCGCCGCCGACCCGCTTCGTGAGAAGGTCGGGAAGGTCACGTGGGACCAGTGCAAGGAAATCGCCGAGCGCAAGATGGAAGACCTCAACGCGCACACGGTCGATCAGGCTGCGCATATGATCGCCGGCACGGCCCGCTCGATGGGCATCACCGTCGACGGCATCCCGGCTTAGGAATCGAAGAATCGGAGAGTCAATGGGTCGATGATCTTCGGCTCGTCGGCTCCTCGTCTCACACCCACTGCGGGAGCCGGCTTCGCGTCGGCGTTCGTACCGCACAGCATCCATACGCATGGCTAAGAAAGGAAAGCGCTATCGCGACGCGCAGAAGCTGATCAGCGAGGCGGCCGACGGCAACGGCGGCACGTTCTCGATCGAGGAGGCCGCAGGCCTCATCAAGAAGACGGCGAAGGCGAAGTTCGACGAGTCCGTCGACATTGACCTCCGGCTCGGCGTCGACCCCCGGCACGCGGACCAGATGGTGCGCGGCTCGGTGGCCCTCCCGCACGGGACCGGCAAGACCGTCCGCGTGCTCGTCCTCGCGGAGGACGGTCGTCAGCAGGAGGCGCTCAGCGCCGGGGCTGACCTCGCCGGGCTCGACGACTACGTCGAGAAGATCCAGAACGAGGGCTTCCTCGACTTCGATGTCCTCATCGCCACGCCGAGCGTGATGCCGAAGATCGGCCGGCTCGGCCGCGTCCTCGGTCCCCGTGGGCTCATGCCGAACCCGAAGAGCGGGACGGTCACGAACGACATCGCCGAGGCCGTCACGGCCGTGAAGGCGGGTCGGATCGAGTTCCGCGTCGACAAGTTCGGCAACCTCCACACGTCGATCGGGAAGTCGTCGTTCTCCGAGGAGCAGATCAAGGAGAACGCCGAGGCCTTCGTCAAGGAGATCCTCCGGCTGCGGCCGGCCTCCGCGAAAGGCGTCTACATGCGCTCGATCACGCTCTCGACCACGATGGGACCGCCCGTGCCGGTGGACCGCAACGCCGCCGTTGGCTCGGCGCGATAACTCCCTCCCGGCACACGAACCCTCAGACTTGCTGAATCATGGCACTTACGAAAGCACAGAAGCAGGACGCGGTCGCGGCGATTGCGGAAGACCTCCAGAGCGTCAACACCGTCTACCTCACCGACTATGCGGGCCTCAGCGTCGAGCAGGCGAACAACTTGCGCAGCGCCTTTTTCAAGGCCGACGTCCGGTTCAAGGTCCTGAAGAACACGCTCCTCCGTCGCGCGATGGACGGGCTCGACATCGACTACTCGGAGCTCTACGACCAACTCCACGGCCCGACGGCCGTCGCCTTCACGAATGATCCCGCCACCCCGGCCAAGGTCATCAAGAAGTTTACCGAAGGAGACCTCACGCTCCCGCGTCTCAAAGGCGCGTACGTGGACGGAGCGTTCTTCGGCCCCGATGCCCTCGAACAACTCGCCGCGCTGAAGAGCAAGGACGAGCTCGTCGCGGACATCATCGGCCTCCTCCTGTCTCCGATGACGAACGTGGTCGGCGCCCTTCAGGCGCAGGGCTCGAACCTCGTCGGCGCGATCAAGACGATCGCCGAGCGCGAGGAAGCGTAACGACTATCGGACGGCGGGGGCTCGCGCCCCGCGGCGTTCGTGATAAGTACCTCATCATCCCTTAATCAGCGGCGCAGCTTCCGACTCTCTGAGTCTTCGGGCGTAGACCGCCGCAGGAAACCCCACTACCATGGCAGATATCAAAGAACTCGCAGAGCAGCTGGTCAACCTCACCATCAAAGAGGCGAGCGAGCTCGCTCAGGTCCTCGAAGACGAGTACGGCATCAAGCCGGCCGCTGCGGCCGTCGCGATGGCCGCCGGCCCCGCCGGTGGTGATGGCGCCGCTGCCGAGGAGCAGACGGAGTTCGACGTGATCCTCAAAGGCATCGGCGGCAACAAGATCGCCGTCATCAAAGAGGTCCGCGGCATCACCGGGCTCGGTCTCAAAGAGGCCAAAGAGCTCGTCGACGGCGCGCCCAACGCCATCAAGGAAGGCGTGTCGAAGGCCGAGGCCGACGACATCAAGGGCAAGCTCGAAGGCGCCGGCGCCGAAGTCGAGCTCAAGTAAGCAGTCCCTCGCGCATCGCGCGTAGGCTTTAGCCCGCCGCCCGCTTCTGTCGCCTTCGTGCGGCGGGGCGGGCGGTGGGGCGAGCCGGCTTACCCGGAACGAGGCGTTCTCGCCTCACGGTGGGGGCCGGCTTTCGCCGCTTGGTATCCAGAGCGGCGAGCACTAGAAATGCCGGTGTAGACCGGTCCAGGCCCGGAACCCGAGCAGGCACCTCGCGTTGCCGTCGGTCCATTTGGCCCAATTTTTTCGGCAGCTATCAACTCATCGGGGCGTACGTTGAGCAAAAACAGCACGAACGGGAGAGCCACCGCCACCACCCGCCAACGAAAAGAACTGCCCGCGACCGAGACCGGTCGCCTCACCTTTGCCGACATCCAGCCCGTGCTGGAGTACCCCGACTTCCTCGGGGTTCAGCTCCAGAGCTTCGCGGACTTCGCGCAGGCCGACGTCGCGCCCGAAGAGCGCGACCCCTCGAAGGGTCTCCAGGGCGTCTTCCTGGAGCACTTCCCCATCACCGACAGCCGCGAGCGCTACACGCTCGAGTTCCTGCACTACGAGCTCGACGCGCCGAAGCACTCCGTCGAAGAGTGCATCGCGCAGGGCTTGAGCTTTGCCGTGCCGCTCAAGGCGAAGCTGCGGCTCTCGTCGAAGGAGGACGAGGACGAGGACGAACCGGAAGAGGCCGTCCAGCAGGATGTCTACCTCGGCAACCTCCCGTTCATGACGGAGCAGGGGACGTTCGTGATCAACGGCGCCGAGCGCGTCGTGGTCTCGCAGCTCCACCGTTCGCCGGGCGTCTTCTTCGGCCAGAACATCCATCCCAACGGCACCGAGCTCTATCAGGCCCGCGTGATCCCGTTCCGTGGCTCGTGGATCGAGTTCTCGACCGACGTGTCGAACGTGATGTGGGCGTACATCGACCGGAAGAAGAAGCTGCCGGTCACGACGCTCCTCCGCGCCCTCGGCTACTCGTCGAACGAGGAGATCGTCCGGCTCTTCGACCTCGCCGACACGATCGCGACGACGAACAAGCGCGACTTCGGGAAGGAAGGCGTAGGCCGCACGCTCGCCGCGAGCGTCACCGTCGAGCGCGTCGAAGAGATCGTCGACGAGGACACGGGCGAGGTGATCGAGGAAGTTCGGGAGCGCGAAGTGCTCTTCCCCGCCGAGCACGTGCTCGAAGAGGACGACTACGGCATGCTCAAGGAGGCCGGCATCGAGCAGGTCTTCGTCCGCAAGGAAGAGGAGGAGGACTTCGACAAGGCGACCCTCCTCAACACGCTTAAGAAGGACCCGACGCACTCCGAGGAGGAGGCGCTCGAGTACCTCTACATCCAGCTCCGCGGCTCCGAGCCGCCGGACGTCGAGACCGCCCGCGGCGTGCTCGACCGGCTGTTCTTCTCCGAGAAGCGCTACGACCTCGGCGATGTCGGCCGCTACCGCATCAACCAGCGGCTGAACCTGCCGAAGGACCGCGACGACGTTACGCTGACCCGCGACGACATCATCGCGATCGTGAAAGAGCTCATCGCGCTCCAGAACGGCAAGAGCCACGTCGACGACATCGACCACCTCGGCAACCGCCGCGTGCGGACGGTCGGGGAGCAGCTCCAGAGCCAGTTCTCGCTCGGCCTCGCGCGGATGGCGCGGACGATTAAGGAGCGGATGAACCTTCGCGACGCCGACAAATTCACGCCGCAGGACCTCGTGAACGCGCGGACCGTCTCGTCGGTCATCAACACGTTCTTCGGGACGAACCAGCTCTCGCAGTTCATGGACCAGACGAACCCGCTCGCCGAGCTGACGCACAAGCGTCGGATGTCGGCGCTCGGGCCCGGTGGTCTGACCCGCGAGCGCGCCGGCTTCGAGGTGCGTGACGTTCACTACACGCACTACGGTCGGCTCTGCCCGATCGAGACGCCGGAAGGCCCGAACATCGGCCTTATCTCGTCGCTCTGCGTGCACGGCGTCATCAACGACTTCGGCTTCATCGAGACCCCGTACCGCGTCGTCAAAGACGGCGTCGTGACGCAGGAGATCGAGTACCTCTCGGCTGAGGACGAGGACCGCGTCATCATCGCGCAGGCGAACGCTCCGCTGACCGACGACGGCACGTTCGAGAACGAGTTCGTCCGGTGCCGCCAGCGCGGCGACTTCCCGCTGATGCGGCCGGACGAGATCGACTACATGGACATCTCGCCGAACCAGATCATCTCGCCCGCCGCGAGCATGATCCCGTTCCTCGAGCACGATGACGCCAACCGCGCGCTCATGGGCTCGAACATGCAGCGGCAGGCGGTCCCGCTCCTCCGCCCGGAGAGCCCGATCGTCGGCACCGGTCTCGAAGGCCGCGCCGCGAGGGATTCCCGCGCGCTCGTCGTCGCCGAAGCCGACGGTGTGATCGAGCAGGTCGACGCCAACCGCATCATCGTCCGCTACGACGAAGGGGAGGACGAGACGGCGCTCGCGTTCGAAGAGCCCGTCCGCGTCTACAACCTCGTCAAGTTCCGCCGGACGAACCAGGACACGGCGATCAACCAGAAGCCGCTCGTCCACGCCGGCCAGCGCGTCAGCAAAGGCGACGTGCTCGCCGACGGCTGCGCCACGCAGAAGGGCGAGCTCGCGCTCGGCAAGAACGTGCTCGTCGCGTTCATGCCGTGGAAGGGCTACAACTTCGAGGACGCGATTGTCATCTCGGAGCGCGTCGTGAAGGACGACGTGTTCACCTCGGTTCACATCGAGGAGTTCGAGCACCAGGTCCGCGACACGAAGCGCGGCGAAGAGGAGCTCACGCGGGAGATCCCAAACGTCTCCGAGGAAGCCACGCGCGACCTCGACGAGCGCGGCATCATCCGAATCGGCGCCGAAGTCGGCCCCGGCGACATCATCGTCGGCAAGATCACGCCGAAGGGCGAGACCGACCCGACGCCGGAAGAGAAGCTCCTCCGCGCCATCTTCGGCGACAAGGCCGGCGACGTGAAGGACGCCTCGCTCAAGGCCAAGCCGGGGATGAAGGGCGTCGTGATCAACACGCAGCTCTTCAGCCGCCGCAAGGCCGACCCGGCCACGAAGAAGGCCGAAGAGGCCCGCCTCGAGCAGATCGAGAACCAGATCGCCCGCGACGTGGCCGAGCTGAACGAGCGGTTCTACGAGCGATTCTTCGAGCTCGCCCACAACGAAACCTCGGGCGGCGTCGAGCTGCGCGACGGGAGCGTCGTGGTCAGCGAGGGCGGCAAGGTCACGAAGAAGTCGTTTGAAGAAGTGCAGCCGTCGGAGCTCAAGATCCGGCAGGAGTTCACCAAGGACGACGAGAAGAACGAGCAGATCGCCCGCCTCCTCTCGAACTACCAGCGCCGCCACGCGGACGTGACCGGCCTCGCCAAGCGCGAGCAGTACCGCATCCAGATGGGCGACGAGCTGCCGCCCGGCATCGTCCAGCTCGCTAAGGTCTACATCGCCAAGAAGCGCAAGCTTCAGGTCGGTGACAAGATGGCCGGCCGCCACGGCAACAAGGGCGTCGTCGCCCGGATCGTGCCCGTCGAGGACATGCCGTTCCTCGAAGACGGGACGCCGGTGGACATCGCGCTCAACCCGCTCGGCGTGCCCTCCCGTATGAACCTCGGGCAGATCTTCGAGACCCTCCTCGGGTGGGCCGGCGATAAGCTCGGTGTGAAGTACGCCACGCCCGCCTTTGACGGCGCGACGATGGACGACATCTCCGCCGAGCTCGAAGCCGCCGGATTGCCGACGGACGGCCGTGCGCAGCTCTACGACGGCCGTTCCGGCGAGCCGTTCGACCAGCTGACGACGGTCGGGCAGATCTATATGCTCAAGCTCTCGCACCTCGTCGAGGACAAGATCCACGCCCGGAGCATCGGGCCGTACAGCCTCATCACCCAGCAGCCGCTCGGTGGGAAGGCGCAGTTCGGCGGCCAGCGCTTCGGCGAGATGGAGGTGTGGGCGCTCTACGCCTACGGCGCCTCCGCCGTCCTCCGCGAGCTCCTCACCGTCAAGTCCGACGACGTGCAGGGCCGCTCGAAGACCTACGAAGCCATCGTCAAGGGCGACACGCTCCCCGAGCCGGGCATCCCCGAGAGCTTCAACGTGCTCGTCCGCGAGCTCCAGGGCCTCGGCCTCGAAGTCCAGCTCGACTAATCGGCATGCCACCCTGCGGTGGGCGCGCGGCCGCGCGCCCACCGCAACCGGTATCATCTTTATAGCTCCCGATACAACACATGGCATACGGAACCACGCAAGTACCCCCCCGCAAAGGTGGCATCTCCTCCATCACCGTCAGCCTCTCCTCGCCGGAAGCCATCCTCGAGCGGAGCCATGGTGAGGTCCTCAAGCCCGAGACGATCAACTACCGCTCGTTCAAGCCCGAGAAAGACGGGCTGTTCTGCGAGAAGATCTTCGGCCCCGTCAAGGACTGGGAGTGCCACTGCGGCAAGTACAAAGGCATCCGCTACAAAGGCATCATCTGCGACCGATGCGGCGTCGAGGTGACGCAGAAGAAGGTCCGCCGTGAGCGCATGGGGCACATTACGCTCAGCGTGCCCGTCGTCCACATCTGGTACTTCAAGAGCGTCCCGAACAAGATCGGGCACCT
This window of the Rhodothermales bacterium genome carries:
- the rplK gene encoding 50S ribosomal protein L11, whose translation is MAKKIDGFIKLQIKAGQASPAPPIGPALGQKGVNIMEFCKAFNAQTQDRMGLVLPVVITVFADKSFNFIVKSPPAAVLLKQAANLQKGAADPLREKVGKVTWDQCKEIAERKMEDLNAHTVDQAAHMIAGTARSMGITVDGIPA
- the rplA gene encoding 50S ribosomal protein L1, which encodes MAKKGKRYRDAQKLISEAADGNGGTFSIEEAAGLIKKTAKAKFDESVDIDLRLGVDPRHADQMVRGSVALPHGTGKTVRVLVLAEDGRQQEALSAGADLAGLDDYVEKIQNEGFLDFDVLIATPSVMPKIGRLGRVLGPRGLMPNPKSGTVTNDIAEAVTAVKAGRIEFRVDKFGNLHTSIGKSSFSEEQIKENAEAFVKEILRLRPASAKGVYMRSITLSTTMGPPVPVDRNAAVGSAR
- the rplJ gene encoding 50S ribosomal protein L10: MALTKAQKQDAVAAIAEDLQSVNTVYLTDYAGLSVEQANNLRSAFFKADVRFKVLKNTLLRRAMDGLDIDYSELYDQLHGPTAVAFTNDPATPAKVIKKFTEGDLTLPRLKGAYVDGAFFGPDALEQLAALKSKDELVADIIGLLLSPMTNVVGALQAQGSNLVGAIKTIAEREEA
- the rplL gene encoding 50S ribosomal protein L7/L12 yields the protein MADIKELAEQLVNLTIKEASELAQVLEDEYGIKPAAAAVAMAAGPAGGDGAAAEEQTEFDVILKGIGGNKIAVIKEVRGITGLGLKEAKELVDGAPNAIKEGVSKAEADDIKGKLEGAGAEVELK
- the rpoB gene encoding DNA-directed RNA polymerase subunit beta codes for the protein MPATETGRLTFADIQPVLEYPDFLGVQLQSFADFAQADVAPEERDPSKGLQGVFLEHFPITDSRERYTLEFLHYELDAPKHSVEECIAQGLSFAVPLKAKLRLSSKEDEDEDEPEEAVQQDVYLGNLPFMTEQGTFVINGAERVVVSQLHRSPGVFFGQNIHPNGTELYQARVIPFRGSWIEFSTDVSNVMWAYIDRKKKLPVTTLLRALGYSSNEEIVRLFDLADTIATTNKRDFGKEGVGRTLAASVTVERVEEIVDEDTGEVIEEVREREVLFPAEHVLEEDDYGMLKEAGIEQVFVRKEEEEDFDKATLLNTLKKDPTHSEEEALEYLYIQLRGSEPPDVETARGVLDRLFFSEKRYDLGDVGRYRINQRLNLPKDRDDVTLTRDDIIAIVKELIALQNGKSHVDDIDHLGNRRVRTVGEQLQSQFSLGLARMARTIKERMNLRDADKFTPQDLVNARTVSSVINTFFGTNQLSQFMDQTNPLAELTHKRRMSALGPGGLTRERAGFEVRDVHYTHYGRLCPIETPEGPNIGLISSLCVHGVINDFGFIETPYRVVKDGVVTQEIEYLSAEDEDRVIIAQANAPLTDDGTFENEFVRCRQRGDFPLMRPDEIDYMDISPNQIISPAASMIPFLEHDDANRALMGSNMQRQAVPLLRPESPIVGTGLEGRAARDSRALVVAEADGVIEQVDANRIIVRYDEGEDETALAFEEPVRVYNLVKFRRTNQDTAINQKPLVHAGQRVSKGDVLADGCATQKGELALGKNVLVAFMPWKGYNFEDAIVISERVVKDDVFTSVHIEEFEHQVRDTKRGEEELTREIPNVSEEATRDLDERGIIRIGAEVGPGDIIVGKITPKGETDPTPEEKLLRAIFGDKAGDVKDASLKAKPGMKGVVINTQLFSRRKADPATKKAEEARLEQIENQIARDVAELNERFYERFFELAHNETSGGVELRDGSVVVSEGGKVTKKSFEEVQPSELKIRQEFTKDDEKNEQIARLLSNYQRRHADVTGLAKREQYRIQMGDELPPGIVQLAKVYIAKKRKLQVGDKMAGRHGNKGVVARIVPVEDMPFLEDGTPVDIALNPLGVPSRMNLGQIFETLLGWAGDKLGVKYATPAFDGATMDDISAELEAAGLPTDGRAQLYDGRSGEPFDQLTTVGQIYMLKLSHLVEDKIHARSIGPYSLITQQPLGGKAQFGGQRFGEMEVWALYAYGASAVLRELLTVKSDDVQGRSKTYEAIVKGDTLPEPGIPESFNVLVRELQGLGLEVQLD